The proteins below come from a single Chryseobacterium bernardetii genomic window:
- a CDS encoding Lrp/AsnC family transcriptional regulator: MPAENYTPDEKDLSILRLLQKDAKMSVRDISARINLSPTPTHERIKRMEKLGIIREYTAVVDRKKVNKGMMVICMIALNVHNKKTAGKFIEEVGKLKEVVEFYNISGDFDFMLKILAPNMDEFHEFFINKLSEIEGIGQTKSIFVMNSIKESAQIV, translated from the coding sequence ATGCCAGCAGAAAATTATACTCCAGACGAAAAAGACCTTTCCATCCTGAGACTTCTTCAGAAAGATGCGAAGATGAGTGTCCGTGATATTTCGGCAAGAATCAATCTCAGCCCCACCCCTACCCATGAACGTATCAAACGTATGGAAAAACTGGGAATCATCAGAGAATATACCGCTGTAGTAGACCGCAAAAAAGTGAATAAAGGCATGATGGTCATTTGTATGATCGCACTGAATGTCCACAATAAAAAAACGGCAGGAAAGTTCATTGAAGAGGTTGGTAAACTGAAAGAAGTGGTTGAATTTTACAATATCAGCGGTGATTTTGATTTCATGTTAAAAATCTTAGCTCCCAATATGGATGAATTCCATGAATTCTTTATTAATAAATTATCAGAAATTGAGGGAATTGGACAGACCAAGAGTATTTTTGTAATGAACAGCATTAAAGAGAGCGCCCAAATCGTTTAA
- a CDS encoding metallophosphoesterase, whose translation MKIQIISDLHQEFGKTELYFDNADVIVLAGDVNLGTKGIEWIKEVISDKPVIYVLGNHEYYKGSYPKTLNKIKSTAEDSNVFVLENSYVDIGDVRFHGATLWTDFSIFGNPVKYGMICQPKMNDYKKITRDPSYSKLRTIDTFKIHQFSKVWLRESLKGSEGLKNIVVTHHAPSIQSVPECYKEDPLTSAYASNLEDMILEYQPLYWIHGHIHTPCRYSIGKTEIICNPHGYIDEKYNGYEKELIIEI comes from the coding sequence ATGAAAATACAAATCATCAGCGATCTTCATCAGGAATTCGGAAAGACGGAATTATATTTTGATAATGCAGATGTTATAGTTCTGGCTGGTGATGTTAATCTTGGAACTAAAGGAATTGAATGGATTAAAGAGGTAATTTCTGATAAGCCGGTTATTTATGTGCTGGGAAATCATGAATATTATAAAGGTTCCTATCCGAAGACACTCAATAAAATAAAAAGTACAGCAGAGGATTCCAATGTTTTTGTACTTGAAAATTCATATGTAGATATCGGTGATGTCCGTTTTCACGGAGCCACTTTATGGACTGATTTTTCAATTTTTGGAAATCCTGTAAAATATGGAATGATCTGTCAGCCCAAGATGAATGATTACAAAAAAATCACCCGTGATCCTTCTTATTCAAAATTAAGAACAATAGACACTTTTAAAATTCATCAGTTTTCAAAAGTATGGCTGCGAGAGAGTTTAAAAGGTTCAGAAGGATTGAAAAATATAGTCGTTACTCATCATGCTCCCAGTATACAGTCTGTACCGGAATGCTATAAAGAAGATCCTTTGACTTCTGCTTATGCTTCCAATCTGGAGGATATGATCCTTGAGTATCAGCCATTGTATTGGATCCATGGCCATATTCATACCCCTTGCAGGTATAGTATTGGAAAAACTGAAATCATTTGCAATCCCCACGGGTATATAGATGAAAAGTATAATGGCTATGAAAAGGAATTGATTATTGAAATATAG
- a CDS encoding helix-turn-helix transcriptional regulator — protein MNRNNDINLKVHRIFLYLFIAISFCSCGKKIDIREIDNALLKKNEKLRLEGKDTELITLNNEMIRRSKEGGYPKGEALGYINLANTYGMMGKYKTSHEYLKFAEKIITRLHDNFLYAKLYHEYGQINYVTGLVNTALSYNAKAIYYGKKLDEKGWLLGNMYEQRADFISSTYKDSALIYRHRGFSLDPSAINASLIGNYHLHQTKSLDSATFYNNKALSLLKDTEVGTVRQGIIYDFYADLLSEKKEFKKALDFYKEAADILVKTKRINKLPDIYRHIAFAYQNLNDQKMEDVYNFKAEELDQRLKASGNEAIDLSLSEIIEQKNKDNVNLIFIAIGVLILTVGAILFLVVRNRKYEKENKDSEKSTSSTYPVKERISKEDFTELLDLAKSNDLKFIKRFEEVNPGLFQNILKINPQLTKSELSLCAMIWLGFSSKDIADFTFIQHRSVQTKKGRLRKKLNISSETDLYSFFTSL, from the coding sequence ATGAACCGCAACAATGATATCAATTTAAAAGTTCACAGAATATTTTTATATTTATTTATTGCCATTTCCTTCTGTAGTTGTGGTAAGAAAATTGATATCCGGGAAATTGATAATGCCCTGCTTAAAAAAAATGAAAAACTGAGACTAGAGGGAAAAGACACAGAGCTTATCACTTTGAATAATGAAATGATCAGACGGTCAAAAGAAGGAGGATATCCAAAAGGAGAAGCCTTAGGATATATCAATCTTGCCAATACTTACGGCATGATGGGAAAATATAAGACCAGCCATGAATACCTGAAATTTGCAGAAAAAATTATTACCCGCCTTCATGACAACTTCCTTTACGCTAAACTCTATCATGAATATGGCCAGATCAATTATGTTACCGGATTGGTAAATACAGCATTAAGCTACAATGCAAAAGCTATTTATTACGGCAAAAAATTGGATGAAAAGGGCTGGCTGCTCGGTAATATGTATGAACAGAGAGCTGATTTTATTTCTTCAACCTATAAAGATTCCGCACTGATTTACCGGCACAGAGGCTTCAGCCTCGATCCTTCTGCTATTAATGCTTCCCTCATTGGCAATTATCATTTGCATCAAACTAAAAGCCTTGATTCTGCTACTTTTTATAATAACAAAGCGTTATCTCTTCTTAAAGATACTGAAGTTGGAACGGTAAGGCAGGGTATCATTTATGATTTTTATGCTGATCTGCTTTCTGAAAAAAAGGAGTTTAAAAAAGCATTAGATTTTTATAAAGAGGCAGCAGATATTTTAGTTAAAACTAAAAGAATCAATAAATTACCAGATATTTACCGGCATATTGCTTTTGCTTACCAAAACCTCAACGATCAGAAAATGGAAGATGTCTACAATTTCAAAGCTGAAGAATTGGACCAAAGGCTTAAAGCATCCGGAAATGAAGCCATTGACCTTTCCCTGAGTGAGATCATTGAACAAAAAAATAAAGATAATGTTAACCTTATTTTCATTGCTATCGGAGTACTTATTCTGACTGTTGGAGCTATTTTGTTTTTAGTTGTCAGAAACAGAAAATATGAGAAAGAGAATAAAGACTCAGAAAAATCCACTTCTTCAACTTACCCCGTAAAGGAGAGAATTTCCAAAGAAGATTTTACAGAATTATTAGATCTTGCCAAAAGTAACGACCTTAAGTTTATCAAGAGGTTTGAGGAAGTCAATCCCGGGTTATTTCAGAATATTCTAAAAATTAATCCGCAGCTTACAAAATCAGAACTGTCTTTATGCGCAATGATATGGCTAGGATTTTCATCAAAAGATATTGCCGATTTTACCTTTATACAACACAGATCTGTACAGACCAAAAAAGGCAGGCTCAGAAAAAAACTTAATATTTCGTCAGAAACAGACCTCTACAGCTTTTTTACATCCTTATAA
- a CDS encoding MFS transporter translates to MDTRKNLILILASVGTFVEALDIAIINLTIPSIQEQFHIGAGTVQWLQTLYVLFFGGFLIIGGKLSDQIGRKKMFLLGALIFMLTSLGAGLSESFNMLAIFRALQGLGAAFVMPAALSIVTNTFREEQERNRAIGIFSSFAAIGSGSGLSVGGIISTYLSWHWVFLINVPILLITLILSYYYLPTDEKNKTAQKTDVVSGVLMVFGLLSLTYGTHELVHIKEQPFLVIGSLVVALLLLIMVFFRLRTVAEPLFDLKLFRHGSLVVSNAAFFTLGAFFIGFLFLISLMLQKDMGYSAAASGLMLVPFSVLSALTAKFILPHISKRLPSSQMGVLGWSFMLAGGLLLLVSVFTGHPLAVVLSGAACISGIGMTFCFTALSVMGIQDVEPSNYGLASSLSSTSYFLGAGIGLSFMSLMSQIFPSELAVGNLNLIILISYALLALGMLFYFILKSLKGKQAKVAVPS, encoded by the coding sequence ATGGATACAAGGAAGAATTTAATATTAATTTTAGCATCGGTAGGAACATTTGTAGAGGCTTTGGATATTGCCATTATTAATTTAACCATTCCTTCTATTCAGGAACAGTTTCATATTGGAGCAGGAACGGTTCAATGGCTGCAGACGCTCTATGTATTGTTTTTTGGTGGCTTTCTGATAATTGGCGGAAAACTTTCTGACCAGATTGGAAGAAAGAAAATGTTCTTATTGGGAGCGCTTATTTTTATGTTAACTTCATTAGGGGCTGGTCTTTCTGAAAGTTTCAATATGTTAGCCATATTCCGTGCTTTGCAGGGATTAGGGGCGGCATTTGTAATGCCGGCAGCCTTGTCTATTGTAACCAATACCTTCAGGGAAGAGCAGGAAAGGAACCGTGCCATCGGAATTTTCAGTTCTTTTGCGGCTATCGGTTCGGGAAGTGGCCTTTCTGTAGGTGGGATTATCAGTACTTATCTAAGCTGGCACTGGGTTTTCCTCATTAATGTTCCGATTCTTTTAATTACTTTAATCCTGTCTTATTATTATTTACCAACAGATGAGAAAAATAAAACAGCACAAAAAACAGATGTTGTTTCCGGAGTGTTAATGGTATTTGGGCTTTTAAGCCTTACTTACGGAACCCATGAGTTAGTTCACATTAAAGAGCAGCCTTTTCTGGTGATCGGTTCATTGGTTGTTGCATTATTACTTTTGATAATGGTATTCTTCAGATTGAGAACTGTTGCGGAGCCGTTATTTGATTTGAAATTATTCAGGCATGGTTCATTGGTTGTTTCCAACGCTGCTTTTTTTACTCTGGGAGCCTTTTTTATCGGGTTTTTATTCCTGATTTCATTAATGCTACAGAAAGATATGGGGTATAGTGCTGCTGCTTCAGGATTAATGCTTGTTCCTTTCAGTGTATTGTCAGCTTTGACGGCTAAATTTATCTTACCTCATATTTCGAAAAGACTGCCTTCTTCTCAAATGGGAGTGTTAGGATGGTCTTTTATGCTGGCAGGAGGATTATTGTTGCTGGTCTCAGTATTTACGGGTCATCCGTTAGCAGTAGTTTTATCAGGAGCTGCCTGTATCTCAGGAATAGGAATGACTTTCTGCTTTACGGCACTTTCTGTGATGGGAATTCAGGATGTTGAACCTTCCAATTACGGATTGGCATCAAGTTTGAGTTCTACAAGTTACTTCCTGGGAGCTGGGATAGGGCTTTCATTCATGTCTTTAATGAGCCAGATTTTTCCTTCAGAACTTGCAGTTGGAAACCTGAATCTGATCATATTGATTAGCTATGCTCTTTTAGCCCTTGGAATGTTATTCTATTTTATATTGAAAAGCTTAAAAGGGAAACAGGCAAAAGTAGCTGTTCCATCATAA